One segment of Cerasicoccus sp. TK19100 DNA contains the following:
- a CDS encoding LysR family transcriptional regulator: protein MDTRQLMTIVAVARTRSFTEAAKSLHLTQSAVSHAVKALETDVGHRLFEREGRRIRPTEPGEYIIREATEILARLESMRERIGNFDGWGRGRLRVGATPACAHIVLPEIIREFKQSFPSCTISINPAPSKQNVEQLRHNDIDLVLAFGVGADAADLESLDWFEDELMIVMPPFHPLTSKEIIDLNDLSGETLHLYGGNNPTDAIIKDRLHGQGVRPAELIEVGSMEAIIEMVKIGQGLAFAPKWVAATHESVGSLTFRPIAEGGPTRKWAFYWARQHELTLFEETFIGLCIEAKERLLGRNALEYV from the coding sequence TTGGACACAAGACAACTGATGACCATCGTCGCCGTCGCGCGAACACGGAGCTTCACCGAGGCTGCCAAATCACTACATTTGACGCAGTCCGCCGTCAGCCACGCCGTCAAAGCGCTGGAAACTGACGTCGGTCACCGCCTGTTTGAACGCGAGGGCCGGCGCATCCGCCCGACCGAGCCCGGCGAGTATATTATACGCGAAGCCACCGAAATCCTGGCCCGCCTGGAATCCATGCGCGAGCGCATTGGCAACTTCGATGGCTGGGGCCGTGGCCGACTCCGCGTTGGTGCCACCCCGGCCTGCGCCCACATCGTGCTGCCCGAGATCATCCGCGAATTTAAGCAAAGCTTTCCCAGCTGCACGATCAGCATCAACCCGGCACCCAGCAAGCAGAACGTGGAGCAACTGCGCCACAACGACATCGACCTCGTCCTCGCCTTTGGCGTGGGAGCCGACGCCGCCGACTTGGAATCGCTCGACTGGTTCGAAGACGAGCTGATGATCGTCATGCCACCTTTTCACCCGCTGACATCTAAGGAGATCATCGACCTCAACGACCTCAGCGGTGAGACACTTCACCTTTATGGCGGGAACAATCCGACCGATGCCATCATCAAGGATCGCTTGCACGGTCAGGGCGTCCGCCCCGCGGAGTTAATCGAGGTCGGCAGTATGGAGGCCATCATCGAAATGGTGAAGATCGGCCAAGGCCTCGCCTTTGCCCCAAAATGGGTCGCCGCGACTCATGAGTCCGTTGGCAGCCTGACTTTCCGCCCCATTGCTGAGGGCGGCCCCACACGCAAGTGGGCTTTCTACTGGGCGCGCCAACACGAGCTGACTTTATTTGAAGAAACCTTCATCGGTCTTTGTATCGAGGCCAAAGAACGCCTTCTCGGTCGCAACGCACTGGAATACGTATAA
- a CDS encoding alpha/beta fold hydrolase, with product MSTFTTKDGTSIYYKDWGTGPVVSFSHGWPLTADAWEAQMFHLASNGFRCIAHDRRGHGRSSQPWHGNDMDTYADDLAQLFEFLDVDDVMMVGHSTGGGEVARYIGRHGTQRVSKAVLMGAVPPIMLKTEANPGGLPMEVFDGFRAAYIADRAQFFLDVATGPFFGFNRPGAKVSEGLIRSWWSQGMMSGHKNAYDCIKAFSETDFTEDLKQFDVPTLIIHGDDDQIVPIDASAKRAVQFVKNAELIIYPGGGHSLGDTEKERLNADLLDFARS from the coding sequence ATGAGTACCTTCACAACGAAAGACGGAACTTCGATCTATTACAAGGACTGGGGAACCGGTCCGGTCGTCAGTTTCAGTCATGGCTGGCCTCTGACGGCTGATGCCTGGGAAGCCCAGATGTTTCACCTCGCGAGCAATGGCTTCCGTTGCATCGCTCATGATCGCCGAGGCCACGGTCGTTCTAGCCAGCCTTGGCATGGCAACGATATGGATACTTACGCGGACGACCTTGCGCAGCTTTTTGAGTTTCTCGACGTAGACGACGTAATGATGGTCGGGCACTCGACGGGTGGCGGCGAAGTCGCCCGATACATCGGCCGGCATGGAACCCAACGTGTTTCCAAGGCGGTATTGATGGGTGCGGTACCGCCGATCATGTTAAAAACCGAGGCGAACCCGGGTGGTCTTCCCATGGAAGTGTTTGACGGATTTCGCGCTGCCTACATTGCGGATCGTGCTCAGTTTTTCCTGGACGTTGCGACGGGCCCGTTTTTCGGCTTTAACCGGCCAGGAGCGAAAGTTTCCGAAGGACTCATCCGCTCATGGTGGAGCCAGGGGATGATGTCCGGTCACAAGAACGCCTATGACTGCATCAAGGCTTTTTCTGAAACCGACTTCACTGAGGACCTTAAGCAGTTCGACGTGCCGACGCTTATCATCCACGGCGACGACGACCAAATTGTGCCCATTGACGCCTCGGCAAAGCGCGCTGTGCAGTTCGTCAAAAACGCTGAGCTTATTATATATCCTGGCGGGGGACACAGTCTTGGGGATACTGAAAAAGAAAGACTCAATGCCGACCTGCTTGACTTCGCCCGCTCATGA
- the aroA gene encoding 3-phosphoshikimate 1-carboxyvinyltransferase produces the protein MTDPLTIQPFTRPVGGRVTLPGSKSITNRALILAALSRESLTLEGALFSDDTRIMANALRALGITVDEDEAGKTIFVNGCGGKIPNVEAEIYVGNAGTAARFLTAMLCLRPDGVFKLDGSAPMRKRPMRGLLDALVAHGAAEVEYHGEPGFFPFTLKTKGMPGGELSVDASASSQILSALLMIAPFASAPLTISLAGATVSHPFIGMTLAMIEQFGVQPQGESDTGPFTFNGEGTYYYPRPAYVVEPDATAASYFAMLPWVVGGSLTLERCYGIGLQGDIKFIEAIQPLGAFFNVDENALVAEFPERQTPGVDINFNPISDTFLTLAAVTPLLDGPTTISGIAHTRHQETDRIHAMATELRKLGQCVDETDDSMTVHPDKAALIAATKDAPLAIDTYEDHRVAMSFGILGSHDLHGDGRPWITINDPGCCAKTFPNFFDVLAKLRG, from the coding sequence ATGACCGATCCTTTGACCATTCAGCCTTTTACGCGTCCCGTTGGCGGCCGCGTCACCCTGCCCGGCTCGAAGAGCATTACTAACCGCGCGCTCATCCTCGCGGCGCTCTCGCGGGAGTCACTGACGCTCGAAGGCGCGCTATTCAGCGACGACACCCGAATCATGGCCAACGCCCTGCGCGCGCTCGGCATCACCGTGGACGAGGATGAGGCCGGCAAAACGATTTTCGTCAACGGCTGCGGCGGCAAGATCCCCAATGTGGAGGCCGAGATCTACGTTGGCAACGCCGGCACCGCCGCCCGCTTCCTGACCGCCATGCTTTGTCTGCGCCCGGACGGCGTTTTCAAGCTCGATGGCTCGGCCCCGATGCGTAAGCGCCCGATGCGTGGCCTGCTCGATGCGCTGGTCGCCCATGGCGCGGCCGAAGTGGAATACCACGGCGAGCCCGGCTTTTTCCCCTTCACGCTCAAGACCAAGGGCATGCCCGGTGGCGAACTGAGCGTCGACGCCTCCGCCAGCAGTCAGATCCTCTCTGCGCTGCTGATGATTGCTCCTTTTGCCTCGGCTCCGTTGACGATTTCATTGGCCGGTGCCACCGTTTCCCATCCGTTTATCGGGATGACGCTCGCCATGATCGAGCAGTTCGGCGTGCAGCCACAGGGCGAGTCCGACACCGGCCCTTTCACCTTTAACGGCGAGGGCACCTACTACTACCCGCGCCCAGCCTACGTCGTGGAGCCCGACGCCACGGCGGCCAGCTACTTCGCAATGCTACCTTGGGTCGTCGGCGGCTCGTTGACGCTGGAGCGCTGCTACGGCATTGGCCTGCAGGGCGATATCAAGTTTATCGAGGCGATCCAGCCGCTGGGGGCGTTCTTCAATGTCGACGAAAACGCTCTGGTGGCTGAGTTCCCCGAGCGCCAGACGCCCGGAGTCGACATCAACTTCAACCCGATCTCGGACACCTTCCTCACGCTGGCGGCGGTGACGCCCCTGCTCGACGGCCCGACGACGATCTCCGGAATAGCCCATACACGTCACCAGGAGACCGACCGCATCCACGCCATGGCCACCGAACTGCGCAAGCTCGGCCAATGCGTTGACGAGACCGACGACAGCATGACCGTCCACCCCGATAAGGCCGCCCTCATTGCCGCCACCAAGGACGCCCCGCTGGCCATCGACACCTATGAGGACCACCGCGTCGCCATGAGCTTCGGCATCCTCGGCAGCCACGACCTTCACGGCGACGGCCGCCCCTGGATCACGATCAACGACCCCGGCTGCTGCGCCAAGACCTTCCCCAACTTCTTCGACGTCCTCGCCAAGCTGCGAGGCTAG
- a CDS encoding CmpA/NrtA family ABC transporter substrate-binding protein — protein sequence MKIGLVRLLDAAPYILAGELGYYQEVGLKVKLTWELGWATIKHKIAYGDLDAAHALAPLPLSISIGYEVAARACKALMVTSRLGNGITLSNNIRARGVNSADDFRAEVRSMRGQRLYKLGVVSMDSCHCFLLKQWLTSIRLDPDRDVKIVVIPPGQAVRNLRAGTLDGYCVGEPWNSLAVREGLGWTVAMSNDLSPNHPEKVLLALKSKIDERPAQYKALVAALTKACAYCADPENITRVARQMRRVQVLGSTAQGAEKILRGEYDRGTGLGVMPEPVIDFCKNGQTHISAADVAWISLSAKQAEWGGVSSEALMKAASSAYEQAE from the coding sequence ATGAAAATTGGGTTGGTGCGGCTTCTTGATGCCGCGCCCTATATTTTGGCGGGTGAGTTGGGCTATTACCAGGAGGTCGGGCTCAAAGTGAAGCTCACGTGGGAGCTTGGTTGGGCCACGATTAAGCACAAAATTGCTTATGGGGATTTAGACGCTGCTCACGCACTGGCCCCGCTGCCGCTGTCGATATCAATCGGTTATGAGGTCGCCGCTCGCGCGTGCAAGGCGCTGATGGTCACCAGTCGTCTGGGCAATGGGATTACGCTTTCCAACAATATTCGCGCGCGCGGGGTAAATAGCGCCGACGATTTCCGCGCGGAGGTCCGCTCAATGCGGGGGCAACGCCTGTACAAGCTGGGGGTGGTCTCGATGGACTCCTGTCACTGCTTTTTGCTGAAACAGTGGCTGACCAGCATTCGGCTGGACCCGGATCGCGACGTCAAGATCGTCGTCATTCCGCCGGGCCAGGCAGTGCGCAATCTTCGCGCCGGCACGCTGGATGGCTACTGTGTGGGTGAGCCCTGGAACAGCTTGGCAGTCCGTGAGGGCCTGGGCTGGACGGTGGCCATGAGCAATGACCTTTCACCGAATCACCCGGAAAAGGTGCTGCTCGCGCTCAAGTCGAAGATCGACGAGCGGCCCGCGCAATACAAGGCGCTCGTGGCCGCATTGACTAAGGCTTGCGCCTACTGCGCCGACCCGGAAAATATTACCCGGGTGGCTCGTCAAATGCGCCGCGTGCAGGTGTTGGGCAGTACGGCCCAAGGCGCGGAAAAGATTTTGCGCGGCGAGTATGACCGCGGAACCGGGCTGGGCGTGATGCCGGAGCCGGTTATTGACTTTTGCAAGAACGGCCAGACGCATATCTCTGCGGCCGATGTTGCCTGGATATCGCTCAGCGCCAAACAGGCGGAGTGGGGCGGTGTATCCTCGGAAGCCTTGATGAAAGCCGCTTCCAGCGCCTACGAACAAGCCGAGTAG